The Apodemus sylvaticus chromosome 4, mApoSyl1.1, whole genome shotgun sequence nucleotide sequence TATATCCTCATCTCCCTAACAgagtcacaggcacacacctgtTCTCAGGTACCTGCTCCTTAGAGCTGTTAGAAATAGAACCTAGCATCCTGGGTTCAGTAATGCATGGTACTTAGAAGATGAGAGAGCAGATGTGACTCTCTGGATGAGCCAGGTGACAGTCCCATGGTTAGGTTGGGCCAGTGGGAGTGGAACTAAGGAGGAAGGGTTGACATTGCACACAGCTTCTCAGGGCCTGCCCTGCCTAGAGGGGTTTGATTACATGGGATGATTTGAGGGGTGCCAGGAAGTCTCCCCACCTCCTTTGAGAAAATAATCCACTGCCCCAGCAGGTTAATGTGTAGAAACCAGTCATGGCAACTTTTGAAGACTTGGATCAGCTCTCTTGGAAGCTCTCAAATTCTAGGCACCAAAAGAAACACAATTTTTCATCTATAAAGTATATTACAAAATGATATTTCTTTATAGTTTGGGGAGCACTATGTATAGAAGTGCTTAAGGCTTAATGATTGATAAAAATGTAACCTATTAGACCTCTTGGTTGAGGCACAAGGATTAGTTAGGATCCCtttgaggaaggagaaaggacagaCTTGGACAACAGAAAACCTGAGTGCTAAAGGATAAGCCAGGAGAGATGGGGCAAGAAGAGGCAGGGACCACCACAACTACTTCCTAATTTATTCATAGGGAACCCTCTGCTCTAATGGTTCCATGGGTTTAGTCATTGGATTAGATGAAAACAGCTATCAACCCCCAAATCCTGTGATCTCACCAACTCTGGCTGTCACATTAACCTTTGTGTGACCTTGGGTAGGGCATATCCTCATTCTAATTCTCAGTTTCCCTCTCAGTAATACAGGGATAATCCAGATAATAAGGAAGCTGAATGACAAGACTTAGAGAGGTTTGACATATTaaatgtgagtgagtgtgtgtgtgtgtgtgtgtgatagattGTGGTTTGGATATTTATGATGTATCAGATATGCCCCTTTAAAGCTATCACATTTAGACTTCTGTCTGGCCTGGGTAGCATCTGAGAATCTGACATGGTGGTTGTATTGCAAGTCAAGTTTCTATCACTACATAAAATTTGGCAAAAATTAAGCAGGTTTATGGCTATCCCTTGATCTATGATGTTGCTAAATGatttttgctgtatatttctcaaaatgtttaggtcaaaaagaacataaaaatgtgGGTGGAAACAGAAAGTGCAGATGGGGAGCAGATGAAGCTGGAAAGCAGAGTAGGGAGGCAAAAAATAAATGCAGTACCTAGAATCTGGAACCCATAATATTACATTCTTAACATTGATAGACTGTTGAGGAGGAGGGGAATGCCTGACCTGGAGGGATAAATTAAAGGAAGGGTTAACTTCAAAATGAAGGTGAGCTAGAAGAACTATTTTCTTTGCTTGTGATGCTAAGCTCAGAAAAGCTCATTAATTGTGGTCCCCACCCAAGGACAGTCATGTTTCCACTGCAGAGATGTTGGTTGCTGTGATGCAGTGGAAATAAGCCCTGGACCAGGCAACCACCTGGCTCCTCCCCTACTAACTGAGGTTGTTGAGCAGgttatttaacttctttgggaCTGTTTCTTCAAACTGTACAATCGATTTTCATGATACATCTGAATTGTCATGAGGACTGAATGAAGCAGAGGGGTTTTAAGTACATAAGAAAGTGCTTGGGTATTCCTATCTTTCATCTGATAGCCTTTTACTTTATCTATGTAGAGGGAGAACACCAAGGAGTTTGTCTTCAGAAGGAAACTAAAGCTTAGGGTAGATAaagaggtgtgagtgtgtgtgtgtgtgtgtgtgtgtgtgtgtgtgtgtgtgttgggggtggagaTCATCAGCCACAGCAATCCTGCTTTCCTACCTTCCAGTGTGATGGCCAGGTAAAAGACCAGAGCTTCTTTCTCTCAACGTGGAAAGGGTCCTAAGAAGAATTGCTAAATTTATCAAAGAGAAATAGAGATTGTCCTGTTAAATGTATGTTTCAGATGAACAAAAACGACACTTTTAGTATATCTCACATGATATTAAAAACATACTATAGAAGAAACTATCATGAAATTAGattttatatcttatattttagGTGGCAAGCCTATCACAGGGATCACATTCTACATATCTCTGTGGGCATTACTAATATCTATGAGCAACCACATCTGGATGGGTGGTGTGGAGGTAGGAGCACTACCATCAGTGTGGCTGTTGTCACAATCTGCTGCTTGTGTTCCAGGGGAGAATTCAGAATGCATGCAAATGGCCTCTCTGGTTTAGAAAACACAGGAACATGATATTGAGAAAAAAAGAGGGGATGGATGGGGTCTGTGGCTAAGTATTTTCTCCCTCTCCAGTGTGTAAGACTAGAAGTCTTTTGAATCACTTATATTAGAGTCCAAATACTTTCTTGGACACCTGCTACCCATATAATGTTTCTCATCTGCACCTGCAAGACAGTGATAATAACATTTGTCTAGACAAGAGGAAGTATGGACATAAAATGACTTGGCAAGAAGATTCCCCACAAACAGCAACATGTAGCAGGGAAGGAGATATTCATATTTTTGTCATAATTGCTCCAAATCCTGTCTCCTCCACCACTTTCTTAGTATTTATTATAGCATTCAAATAATTTATCATGTTTGTTATTTTAGGTCTTAAATCTGGTGTGGTGAGATATCTTGGTTGTTAAGAGAACCAATATATTTTTCTGAGGACCCaggctctgttcccagcacccataaagTAACCTCTCTATAACTCTAGTCCTAGGAAATCCATTTCCACACTCACTAGccacacatggtacatagacatatatgcaggcaaaacactcatgcatatgaaatacatacacacatatatatattatatgtgtgtatataaaatatataatgtatataatatataacacatatattatatgtgtatatataatatatatgtgtgtatatataatatatattatatataaatagtcttgaaattttcttttcaagTCAACATCTTTAATGGGATAAGTTAGTTCAACTATAGGGACTCAGAGTCTTGGAAACATCAggtggctgatttttttttttttgtcaaaacagCCCAGTAAAGCAAGTCCCTGTAGGAAGTGCAGGTGGGAGAAGTGGGTGAGGAATTGCCTGGGAGGTGATTATCAGGGCCACACCAAAGGCCTGGGGCATGTTGGGGGCCCTTATAAGGGTTCTGGGAATGGCTGCATATGGATCTGCTCTCAGTCTTCTCAACTGGAGTCCAGCTCACAGCCTTTGGTAAGTAGGGATGTCTCTGTACTCCTGTTCTTCTCCTTTTTTCATATGCCTTGAGGCTCTAGGCCAAGCTTCTCTCCTGTTCTTGGGTAACTAGAAAGTGGCATAGCCTCATGAAAATTATGGAAATGTCACAGTAATTATCACCTAGGGAACACTATCTTCATTCTGTATCATGGATAGATGTGACTTATTTCCTGACTTGAGGCTTGACCACTCAGCAGGAGGGATCTTCTCATTGGAACTGGTGCACATAGAACTGTGGCATTTTGTTGTAACTTTGGGTCTTCTCTAAAGCATGTTcatgttctcttctctctgttgGCCCCTGCCAGTAAGCATAAAGCTTTGGTCTTAGATTAACAGAAATCTAATATGCATGTTGAATGTTGTGTTTCATACTAAGACACCCCATATCTTAGCTTTCTTAGACTATTGGTCTTCTTTCTGGGGTGTATACCTACCACTTATAATTTATAAGATGAGAAGTGCTTCCTGTGAAGAAAACTAGAAACATCTGTGAGAACTGGAACGCCTCAGAGAACATCCAGACACATACCACCCACTAAGGTTGCAGAAATATGACTAGCCAGTCAGTTACAGATTTACATCTAGAGCTTATCCCTCCTCCTGCTGGACTGGTGATCTTCCCTTTGAACCAAAATATTTCTTGATAAAACTCTGAACCATAGTGCTCCCTGGTTCTCCATAAAGGGCTGAAACTTCTATCCTACAGCCATATCCTGTGATTCTCTTTAGTATATTAAGGGTGGAGTGGAGATTAGAACCCAGACTTCTGTTACTGGTTCACCTATTCTCTAGATCCATTGGTTATAGACTCTGACACTGTTTCCTGGAAACGGACACTGCTCTTGTCCTTTTCCTCATACATCTGCATCACTTAACTTAGCCAACTGTCAGGTACCCAGACCTACACCTTGAATTCATAAAATGTCTCAGCTGCTTTTTAATCTTGAACTTAattcttttgatttattcttGGTAAGACCAATAAATAAAGGGTCCACGTGAAGATAAAGAAGATAGGAACTCATAATAACACAAAAGGAAGATGGTGAGAAAAATTATCATAGTAAAGTCAGAAGAGTAGCTCATTTGCTGAGGGTATAAATCATCCTTGGTTATTAGAGGAAAATACTCCTCGATGAGACTGATGGGAGGCTACATATGGGACCTTTCTCATAATGTCTTCATGGTGTTTTCGTTGGTCTCCTTCAGACTTACCTGTTCCTGGAACATGCCTTCCCATCAGCATCAGAATCAGCAACAGTGCACACCACAAGTCCAGCAGCAGCAGGCGAAGCAGCCCTGTCAGCCACCTCCTACCAAATGTCAAGAGGCATGTGGGCCCAAAACCAAGGATCCATGTGTTCCTCATGCCAAAAAACAATGCCCAACGAGGAGCACAGCTAACCCAGCTCAGCTGAAGTGCCCTTCTGCACATCAAGACCCTAAGTGTAAACAGAAGTAAGGATGGACTAACAACCACCTACTGCTTACCACCAGACTACTAGATGGAGCCTTGTCTTCCCTCTGCTTATATTTCAACTGGCTCCAAgattttctctccttctacctatGTCCAATAAATTTAGATCATAAGACTTCTTGAGTCCTCATCAATCCCCACATTACATGCACCCTTGTTACTCTAAGACTTCTATATCCTACCCTGTTGTCTTCCAAGTGGGCAAGGGAGAAAAGTCAACCACTCCAGCCCCTTTATTgatcataattgtggctttgtccATTCCATATTATACAACAGCTTCTTCTGGGGCTCTAGGCAAAATTGATGCCTTAATCTTTTTCTCTCCACTTCTTTCTATACCTATTGCCCATTTACTCCATTAATAAACATGTGCTTCATATAAGAATGATTGTGTTTGTGTCCTGGGCTGCCCGGCTCCATTCCTCATCACATTTCAGGAGGTAAGAATATGAGTACATGTCCCTAGGAGTTTAGGAAGCCATTGTTATGAGCATAATTAATTTCTGGTAGCTAATTGTGGGgagaggaaggatcttgatacaTCTCTGATGAAAGAGTGAGGAAAATAGGCCCAAATACTGCCCTCTTAGACTTTTGAGAGATTTCCTTGACTAACTCCATTTAGGGAAGACCAAGGAGGAAAGAAATTCCTTAGCCATGATTAGAAATTTAACATATCTGGTAAATGTTGGTTTTGATGCCCAGAAATTGTCATTCTGCAAAGGCAGACAAAACTGACACAGGTGACTGGAGTGTAATGAAGCATTATACAAACAGATGCAAATGACTTTTATATGGATTTGTTGTctattcttttattcctttttaagaatattttatgatttttattatgtatatgtgtgtatgttcacatgtgtacaGGTACCCACAGATGACAGataagggcatcagattccttggcCCTCACATTACAAGTAGTTGTGAACTttctgatgtaggtgctgggacttaAATTTGGGTCCTCAGCAAATATAGCAAGTGCCATTGGCCACTGAACCATCCTCCTGCCCCTATTATTCTTATTCTTCAAGTCACTCATACGTAACCATTCTCTCACTTATTTATTGATCTACCATAGACTTATTATTCCACCTTGCCCGTGCTCGATCTCCTGACTATTTTGAGATAACCTATACTCAGCTTAAGTCTACTCTTAGGAAGTCAGAGATATTTTCTTACATCTGCGTAAGAGTGGTTCCCCCCAACTCCTGCCTGGGTGGTCATGTACTGAGAATTTGTGCAAAATAGTTGGCTTAGTTAGTTATTTTGAGTTCATATAGTTTATGAAAGCTTAGGTCCTACTTTTAGAGCTGATGTCCTAACCCTCTTTGCTTTTGTATAAGCTGCTTGTATTAAAAAAAAGCTGAATACTCCCAGCTAGAAAAAGACACAAGTCCTTAAAAAACAGAACATTAAAGAGGAATAAGGTGGGAACATTAGAGGTGATTCAGTGACTTAGAGTACtagctgctttttcagaggacccaagtcccagcatccacatgttgACTTACAACTATCTATGTACCTCTATCCCAGAGGATCTGACCCTcacttctggcctcagagggcacCATGGGTACTTGTGCTACAGTGGCACACATGTTAgcaaaacaaccatacacatagaataaatgaaaatgtttaaaagttttaAGATGTAACTAATcagtttttttctcctttttgctaTATTCTTCTCAAAGATTTGCTCACTGATGTGGAAATTCATTTATGTTGTTAGTAATGCCAATAGCAAGTTCTTCATTGAACACACTGGTTTGAAAAATCAATTAATGACCacttccttcattttctccttAAAATCACTATTGAGAGCTGATATTTCTAATTGAAACACTAAACATAGTGAATACAGCTATTAACCAGTAATCTAAAAATACTGAGTGCTTAAAAGGCTAAGAAAACTTTGATAGAATTTCTGATGTTCAAGCTCTGTATCAATTATTCCCCCCGACAAAATACTCTTAAGTAACAGAGAGACTGGTTCTACTTAACATCACTCTGCAACTTGTCATAAAAGCCATAGGCAGTCTAtagaaaagttatttatttatttatttatttattcattcattcattcattcattcttttttttacagtccagattttatgcCCCTCCATTcgccctctgactgtttcacatcccatatctcctcccctatctccaagaggatgtccccaccccacccccaccctaccatacctccccactccctggggcctggtgtatgttgcctggtgcctcagtgtctgagagatctcaggggttcaggttagttgagactgctggtcttcctatagggttgcccttctcttcagcttctttcagtttttttcaaattcaaccacagtggtcacCAGCTTCTGACCATTGGCAGGGTGTAAGTATGTGCatatgactctttcagctgcttgttgggacttTTGAAGGGAAGTCATGATAGTCCCCTGCTTGTAAacataccatagcatcagtaatagtgtcaggctttggggcctccccttgaactAGATCCCTTGGTCCTGTCACTCTACCTCCTttacctcaggctcttctccatttttccccacatttctttcagacagaaacaattctgggttagaaCTTTTGAccatgggatggcaaccctatccctcaacttttaggacatgcatgatatctattcactaataagtggatattagccaaaaaaaaaaaaaaagtacagaataccaggatacaatccacagaactcaagaaggttaacaagctgaggGGCCCAAGTGATGATGCCTCAATCCCAtttgggagaaaaagaaagcaatcatggggtgggaggaggtaaggagggacctgggtgggaaaggaacagggagggggaaagaggaacatgatCAGGAATTGGCTGgagggaacaggactgaagccccgaggaccagcagaaagaatggaaacaggcaaccacaggaggtaggaggtgggggaaccttctagaatgtaccagagacatgggaggtgagagactctcaggacccaaAGGGAGTAAgtaaccttagatgaaatgccctacagtggggaaagggaacttatagAAAAACTGGTTTTTCATGTCTTATCTATGTCTTATATGTAGATTCTGGCAAGCCCTTCCACAGATTTAGGGTTCTGGGTTTGACAGGTGTGCAGTATCTTCAACTGcttgacaaacagaaacaacaaatttATCTTATCAGTGACTAAATTAACTTAGTGGGAGAAAGAAGATACTGATGACCTTCCAACAATGCCCAAGGAAATGTCTCATCTATTTGGcaatatatgaaaatgtaatgCATTCATAACAAATTGTTTTTGTGTTGTTCTGCCTCACAGACCATACTTATCTGTGTCATGGAAAAGATTGTAGAACATAAGGAGACAGTAAGCATTATTAGATCAACTTCTTCACTGATCAACAGAAAACTGAAGAGTTTCTTCATTATTTCCATATACCCTAAAATGTGTAGATACTTCTACTGCTACAGATCCTTCCTAAAGACACCAAAACACACTGTATGTTAAGTTGACTTTCACTGTTTTGAGAAAATGCTTGTCAAAATGACTGAAAGAGacaaattattatataattctaAAGAGTACAGTCCCATGTCAGCTGGCTTCCTTCTTGCTTTCAGGCCCTTTGCAGGACAGAAACATCAGAGCACAGGAAATTTGATCATGTAGTGCTAAACAAAATGTGGGCAgcaaagagggaaggaggaatagAAGGGAGGGAATTgatagagatggagagagagggaatatTCTATTAGATATAGCACATACATTTCCCTAGTAATTCAATGACCTTTTCCTTCAATGGATGTTACCTACTTCCAAAAATATCTATCACTTCTCAGTAATAGCCTTAAATTATGAATTAATCAGTCTACTGGTCAGTTTATTAGATGACAGCTTTCAGGATCCAATCAACTCTCAATGGTTAGAATTCATTGGTCAGGGACTAAGCCtttaagacatgaatgttttggaggacattttatattcaaagtGTAACACTCTGCCCCTGGTTCCCAAAATGCTTGTGTTCATCTTATGATGGAAAATATATTCATTACATCTGCAATCTCCAATAGTCTTGTCTTGACATTTATAGCATTTatcaaattttcaaataaaaaatatctctATAGAGGCTCAAATAAAAATTACTGTAAGCTCTTGGAAAATCCAAATCAAGTTAAATGTTTTCAGTGAATGACTATAAAGGATAAATGTTCCTGTGGCAAAAGTGGCAAGCAAATTAAGCAGAATGGAACCACAGAAGACAAACACTGCATCCTGGAGCTCCACGTCCAGCATCTATGGTGGTAACATGACACTAGCACATAGGTTATGGAGGTTGGCACCCATGTTCTCTCTTCTGGATGATTGTGCTTACTATCTGTGACTTTCTTAGACAAATGTTACTTTTTCTTCCTAATTCTAATTCTCTCGGGCCGTCTTATGACTTTACCCACAAAGTTATACAGTTCATTCTTTCAATGGctgcttgcaaaaaaaaaatacatttattgcaTTGCCTGCCTGGCTCACTAGGCTCTCAGTTGAGAACTAGGTAGAAGCTTCCATGAGCCATCATTGTGTGAAAAATGATAGAATCTGCTAAGAACCTGAACCCTAGGACCCTAGGATCCTGGTCATGGCAGTCTCTGACTGCCAGAGTTAATTTGGAAGAAACAACTTCCTAGGTGGTCATGCATAAGAAGCAATACAATTCAATTTTGATAtctttgtgattttgttgttttaggtTTAATTTGTTGGTTCATAGTATTTTTTCTGTCTGAATATAGTCAGTCACCACTTCTATAACTTTTGGTTACAGATTCTTATGGCCTCAaaagtttagtttttattttcatgaaatcCTACTTAACACATTTGACAAAAAAAGTTCCAAGACTCTCATTATGTGCTATagatatttaaatgaaaatataattatttttatttttacatttatgtggGTTTTGCCAGCATGTAGACCTGTTCACCACTTGTATACAGTGGCTGTAGAGAaccaaagaaggcatcagatccattGAAatgagttatagatggttgtgagctgccatgtgagtttCTGCCTAGGATCCTAACCTAGGTCTTCTGGtagagccatttctctagttgcaattattttaattattaagcaCATCATTGCTTTCTTTAAATTTATCCCATATGCTTAATTGTCCTATTAAATTAAGAGCCCACATGTTgggccttttggagggcagtcatgataggcccctgttgtaagcacaccatagcaccAGTAATagagtcaggccttggggcctccctttgagctggatcccaaattgggtctgtcactggacttCCTTTTCCTTATGCTtgtttccatttttgttcctg carries:
- the Sprr4 gene encoding small proline-rich protein 4 — encoded protein: MPSHQHQNQQQCTPQVQQQQAKQPCQPPPTKCQEACGPKTKDPCVPHAKKQCPTRSTANPAQLKCPSAHQDPKCKQK